The window CCCATGGACGCGGCTGTCCCtcattgccatccctagtaTTGAGTGTTTTTGGGTCTTCTCGTCACAAAAGCTATCTCAAGAGTTAGGGTTTTCTCCCACACTTATAACCAAATATCCTATCGCTTCTACAATCATGCACAATAAACTCAAAATTCCCCATTCACATCGGGCCCGGGGTTGGAATAACTTCGACCTTTCATTCAATGGGTCTAGGCTAGGATAACACCAacccttcatccgacaatcaaCGTTTCATTCAAGTgtttaaattgattaatttttcatttgaaGATGAAATTGGTCAATAATTGATAGTTTAAATACTAATGTATTATGTTAAAATGTTTGAGAACGAAATATATCTATGACCTCAATTTTAGGGATGAAAACTGGCATTTTCCCGCTTTTACTCTTTCTGTCAATATGTTAAGTTATAAGACGCTCTGCGATAAAGGAAAAAACATTTCTTTGAAAACTTCCATTTAGGAGATACCTAGGATGCGAGTTTATGGGATCCTTTATGACTTCGTTGCGTTAGTAGTCTTTCGTGTTGGACCTCAATAGTTCAGAGTTCTATGTTATCTCCTGCCACAATATCAGTTGAAGTTTGCTAAATACAAAGAGTATAGGGTCAACAATTTGTCGCTCTATGACGATAAGATTAATTATTAAGGCCCTAAAACTTACCTTTGATGATGTTCTCTTTTCTAGTCCACATAAGCTAGATTGATTACATACTATTTGGAGAAAAATTTACCATCCTGAGGTTAAAACTGATACATTTCCATCTATGGCTTCAGGGATACATACTTGGACATCCAAGACTAAAGTTCAAGGAATTCTTTACTGTGTAGTCCCGTTTGCTTATAGAATGGGCCTGATTTCTGATGAACTCTATGAGGAATTTTGATGAACTATGGGAAGGACGTGGGAGGAGGGAGAGGATAGGGAGGAGGTTGCAGGCTGGTGATGTCGGCATCGGCTGGCCAACAGTGGCAGGTTGAGGTGggggagaaggaagaaaatgatggaaaaagtgaaaaatttgtGTGTTCTTCGATATTAAGGGACGGgtacaataaaaattttgagatgttTATAAAGGATTACTGtaatcaaaataattaaaaaacttGTCTATTAAAAATTAGACTAAAAACTTGCATGCGAGACAGGTTCTGGAATAGAATTAGAATTATACTACAGTTGTAAGGCCACAATTACGGTATTGGATTTGGACCTCACATATAACTGTACTATAATTGCACGGAGTTTCAATGTTCCTCGTACAGCAACAGCAATTGCCCCACGataatttgaaggaaaatgcaaacaaaggaaacaaaattaaaatcggTTTTGCTGATTAACGTCAAAGAAATATTTTGACAAAAACTAGGAAAGTCTTCATTATTGGTCCCCAAATCTGCAATGAGTAATGATTAAACTTTTATCGTAcgtaccaaaaaagaaaatcgCAATCGACTAACATGTTAGTGGGATTCAAGGACCGAATAAGCAATTAATAAGACATCAAGTTAATAACAATTTAAGGAAAATGagtcaaaaacaagaaaatacaattGACAAGAAAGATTTAACATGTTCATATTAATGATCCATTCTTTATTATGAAAAAAGTTCATACAAAAATACAATTTGAATTATAAACCCAACCCTTGTGTAATGTTTCTCATATTGGATTTGTTGGATCCTTCTGTTTTTCaaatactataaaatttttaaaaagtactctaaagatactctaaaaaataatctaaattttttaatgtttaaaaaaaatctcaaaatatattttaaaaactctactacttttaaatatttcaaaatattttctaaaaatatcccaaaatatactctaaaaactctgttacagtaaaatttttcaaaaacacccccaaaaaaaTCTCACTCTCATCTATAACACTTGACTCCTTTTTGTGTACTTTAATTTATGATATGACAGTCCCCTTCAATTTATAGGATATATTACTTGAGAAATActtcaataataataaaaataacttaaCTGATTTCCAAACGTATGTAAATACAAAATTTCTTGGCAACTACTCCAAATACGTATAAATTACTAGAAACTATTTACTTGTCACACAAATAAAAATTGCCTAAACAAAATAAGTAATTTCCTACTAATCTCCACCAAAAAGCTTGATGTGTAGTTATACATACTGAATTATTACGTTACTGTAATGTCCATATATACATAGCTAATCCGAGTCCAACTTTTAGCTGACTTAAGTTTGTAGGATTTTCCTTTTCACCACTACTTACAACTTGAAAGTAATCTTGCATCCCTTTTTTAATTCTGCTCCCAACTATTGAGGTAATCAAGAAAcaagttattttatttttaaaaaaaatcaccataCTTTTCCCCTTCACAATATTGTCTAGCCCGTGTGTGGTTTTTAAAATTTCACCATTAATGAAAACCTCGTAACTTTGAGAGTCTCGGGATGCATGAgagttagattttttttttttggaattttttgacACACATGTCATACTGCTCAAACAACAAAACTGAAATACATCCAACATCAAGTACATACCATTGGAAATTGTTGAGAACATTTCCACTAAATTACATCCTAATTTAACATTGGACTCTATGTTTTTCCATGTCCTCAGAATCACTTGCCCAAATTTACTGTCAAATATCCTCTATGTTTGTTGTCTTTCAATCCTTTCTAGGGCTACAAACGAACCGATCCGCTCGCGAACGGCTCGAGTCGAGTTCGtactggctcgagtcgaaaTCGATCTCGAATTCGAGTTCGAAATATTAAGATCGACTTACGagttcgagtatatatatatatatatttttaattttaagtatatatattttatatattttttaattttaatagtaaaattacatatatatcattaatattttattatttattaagaaaaaatattattttatttattttttatttttttcaagctCGAACTTGAAATtgtcagctcgtcgagctcgaattcgagttcaATGAAATTATGTCGAGATTCGGCTCGATTagaccaaaactcgactcgattcgtctcgtttgcagccctaatcCTTTCCCTTCAATGCCAAGCCTTTTTGACATGAATATTCTTTtgctattaaattattgaattgaaaATTACCGCAATTCACTTAATACCAATAATTAACCAAAACCTAGCTATGATATTATACCAGATGTTGAGATCCAAGTGCTAACGAAGAATCATTGAAAAATTAAGTGCATGACaatttaaagaaaacaaataaaaaacatgAAACTTCAAGTAGATACAAGATTAATGTGGTTTGACTCAATTATTAAATCTATATCTATAAAGGCAAAACTTGATATGCGAGAAAAATCTAATTTGAATCCCGAGGCAACCGTATTATGACTTTTCTCACGTAAAATTTAGGTaaacttaatttttaaaaatttaataattcaatttgTATTGCACGCCATTTGACTAAGTAAAGTAACGTAATTTGGACCATCTGTGAAAATCGGAGCTAAGTCTTTTCCATGCCCCTTCACAGTAAAGCTATCATTTCTAACGATAGTTCGATCGTGCAATGCATGAGACTAGGGCAGAAATGGTTGCAAGTGCAGACGTTGCCTGCAGGTATATGCATTTTACATATTACATAATTTTATTACATGTGGTGTAATTTACTTTATATAATGTGAAAATttagaataaaattttataaatctCGTATATATTAttaaaatcaagatataaaatgaaattttgactgtataatattttttggtcaaattttaatGATGAAATGGTGAATTGTCAGGAACGGTTGTTCCTCTTCCCAATGCATGAGTTGGCAAACAAGACATTTGTGTTGCTAGGGTCAGTTAAATTATTGGCTCCGATAAGGCGATTCTCCGTAGACATAGCAGCTTGTGGGTTAGAGTTCCAAGGTTCCAAGAGCTCTATCCAAGGATCTGGAGTCTAAAGTTGCTCTGCCTAGATCCCAAAACGAGAGATAGGCCAAGCTCAATGGAGAAGTTGCAGGTGCTCCTAAGGCATCCTATCTTCTGCAACCTGTTCTTGCTGCTAGTTTATGTTCAAGCTTGTTCAAACCTTGCGATGGCTGGTTCCATAGTTAAGTTTCTTCCAGGATTTGAAGGACCCCTCCCCTTTGAACTCGAAACCGGGTGAGCCACTAAGtataacatatatataataaCACTAGAAATTAACATTGATCAAAACTTAGAAGAAATACTTGATCCATTTTCTGATATTATCAGGTATATTGGAGTTGGTGAATCAGAGGATGTGCAGCTCTTCTACGCTTTTATCAAGTCAGAGTCAAATCCTGAATCGGATCCTCTTATCATTTGGTTAGATGGAGGACCTGGCTGCAGTTCATTTATTGCATTTCTCTTTGGGATAGGTGAATTCTAATGCCTTACACTTTGCAGTAGgtgtcacaaaaaaaaaaaaaaaaggaacaattgCGGCACTATTTTGATCTTGATTTTGTATAATCTTGAAACTCTGCAAACAGCCTTTCTGGTTGAAACTCTGCAAAAAAGACAAAAGACGTTGTCTGGTTGACGAAGCTTTATGTAaggtcttttgttttgttttgtttttttgggtaaaagtattaattttatTGAATAGCATCCATTTGTCGCCGGTAGCAACTGCTACAAACATTTGTACAATAACTAACTACACATTCACAGCAAATTAAAATGCCCAAAATATAAATTAAGCTCCAAAAACACGCACCTAAATATTTTTTCATATGCATTGCTATAATAAGGCTTTTGAAAAACATTCCTAAAAACACCTATTTCAAATGGAGCCATAATCTTTATTTGTCTTTAATGTTCAAGTGATAATGACTGAAAAACTGGAGTGCCAGCATTTGATCAAGTCACTGGCCCGTGATTTCCTGTTGCAGGACCAGTAATTTTGGAGCCATTGTCGTTCGACGGAACTCTGCCCAAGTTGGTATTAAATCCCTCTACTTGGACCAAGGTAAACTCAAGAATTgagtttctctttttcttttattttattttcttgccaGAGAAAAAGAGATTTAAGTTGATGAGTATATCTTAGACTCATAGAAGTGTTACATGAAAAGGTTATTGAGATACGTATATAAATAAGGttccaaattttttcttttttcttttttcttttttttttgaaataatgtTCAAATAAtctttatccaaacaaacctaatTTTCAAGATTAAGAATTCGAGTAGACTGCAAGATTGAGAATCATTTCTTGTTACTTGTTAGGTTGTAAGCATCATCTTTCTGGATTCGCCAGTTGGAACGGGTTTTTCTTATGCTAAGACTGCAAAAGCTTCTCAATCTTCAGATTTTCAAGCCTCTGATCAAGCTTATGAATTTATCAGGAAGGTACACGCCCATCACTCAGCTAATTAATGAATCGTAAGGCTTCATGGAACGTTGGACAATTACTAATTAGGAAAATGCCATATTTGTCTCTAGACCCTTTATTATGCAAAAAGACCAGTGTACTATCATTTAATTATTTTCCTTCAGAATAGTGGAATCCTTCATGGCCGTCCCAAAATTGCCTCCATTGGATTCAAGTTCTCTATGAACACAGTTTTGATCGTATAGAACAGTTGACAGTGGAAGATGAATAAAAGTTACATCAATAATAATTGGCTATGGTAGTTTCGACAGTCAGCGTCATGGAAGCCATAGTAGAGGAGGTCTCTTGCATGGGGAAAGATCCCAAAGTCTCATGAAATGTGGCAATCTCTAGAATGGAATATCCCACTCAGTGTTTAGTTAGTGAAATGTTCTGATACGGCCTCCTAtgataattagtttaacatgtaTACTGAGATATTCTATCTCTTGTACAAACTTGTCCCATATCAATGAACTTACAGTTTTACCTTGAAAAGATAGTGGAAGATgactaattttgaatttgatgcTTACAATTCAATTTTGGGTACAAATTTCAATAAGCGAGGCAATTTATTGTCTTTTTGCATGTTGTTGTATCTTAATGTCTACAATTGGTTTGCTAGTGCCTATGGTACACAGTGCAATTACAACTGCCAATCATAGAGGCTTGGGCAGGCGATATTTGTAGCGTTTTTACCCATTTGAACCTCGAGTTAAAAACTTAATTTCCCTTGAATGGGAAAGCAATTGTACTTAAAAGATGTTTACCTTTTACAAGATTCGTTTTGATAGTTGATTATACTGCAGTGGCTACATGATCACCCAGAGTACAAGTCGAATCCATTCTATGTTAGTGGAATCTCGTATGGGGGCATTCCTGTTCCAATATTAACTCAACTTATATCAAATGGTAAGATTTTTTCAATGTGGCTCTTTACCCTGGGGAAGTTTTTTGGTTGTGTTACAATCTGATTATTGAAATTGTTATACAGAGATACATAGGCGTTGTAAGAGATCTGAATATACTATAAATGCTTTCTGTAAGCTTGTAGTATATGCGAAGTCTCTTTAGGTAGGAATATAGTTGCCACCTTAAGCTAAATGGGTTTTATTACCATAATGCAGAGCTTTAAGAGGGGGAAAAATGGTTAAACGTTCCCTCAGAAATTTGCAggctttttattcttttctgtCAATATGTTAAGTTATAAGACGCTCCAGGATAAAGCAAGAAAACGTTTCTTTGACCAGTTCAGAGTTCAACGTTATCTCCTGCCACAAGATGATCAGTTGAAGTTTGCTAAATACGGAGAGTATAGGATCAATGCTTTGTTGCTCTATGACTATTAAGGCACTAAAACTTACATGTATTTTGGTGTTATTCCAGGAAACGAGGGCGGCATTGAACCACGTATTGATCTTAAGGTCTATACCTTTGatgatcttttcttttctagtcTACCTAATCTTGATTGACTACATACTATTTGGggaaaaatttaccttcctgaGTTTAAAACTGAGACGGCTCCATTTATGGCTTCAGGGATACATACTTGGAAATCCAATAACGAAGGTTTCAGGAATTTTGAACTATAGGGTTCCGTTTGCTTATGGGATGGGGCTGATTTCTGAGGAACTCTATGAGGTAACttaattcttttgtttgttaCCTATTGATATCTCAGAACACTGTCATT is drawn from Coffea arabica cultivar ET-39 chromosome 1c, Coffea Arabica ET-39 HiFi, whole genome shotgun sequence and contains these coding sequences:
- the LOC113726549 gene encoding serine carboxypeptidase-like 2 isoform X2; translation: MEKLQVLLRHPIFCNLFLLLVYVQACSNLAMAGSIVKFLPGFEGPLPFELETGYIGVGESEDVQLFYAFIKSESNPESDPLIIWLDGGPGCSSFIAFLFGIGPVILEPLSFDGTLPKLVLNPSTWTKVVSIIFLDSPVGTGFSYAKTAKASQSSDFQASDQAYEFIRKWLHDHPEYKSNPFYVSGISYGGIPVPILTQLISNGNEGGIEPRIDLKGYILGNPITKVSGILNYRVPFAYGMGLISEELYESLKVSCKGEYEIIDPSNAACSKNMQAYNEFVRNIDDQQILIPVCPSLSREPNKLFTDGRSIIQLLYKKFEELDIRESTPVKCRMEWITLVDHWANNKSVQEALHVRRETIGQWVSCSDTLPYTENAGSVVPYHANLSTKGYRSLIYSGDHDLLAPHIETQAWIRSLHYPIIDDWRQWIHEGQVAGYTRTYANKMTFATVKARNSCFYCFSARFVHMVTTNNKNYA
- the LOC113726549 gene encoding serine carboxypeptidase-like 2 isoform X1; this encodes MEKLQVLLRHPIFCNLFLLLVYVQACSNLAMAGSIVKFLPGFEGPLPFELETGYIGVGESEDVQLFYAFIKSESNPESDPLIIWLDGGPGCSSFIAFLFGIGPVILEPLSFDGTLPKLVLNPSTWTKVVSIIFLDSPVGTGFSYAKTAKASQSSDFQASDQAYEFIRKWLHDHPEYKSNPFYVSGISYGGIPVPILTQLISNGNEGGIEPRIDLKGYILGNPITKVSGILNYRVPFAYGMGLISEELYESLKVSCKGEYEIIDPSNAACSKNMQAYNEFVRNIDDQQILIPVCPSLSREPNKLFTDGRSIIQLLYKKFEELDIRESTPVKCRMEWITLVDHWANNKSVQEALHVRRETIGQWVSCSDTLPYTENAGSVVPYHANLSTKGYRSLIYSGDHDLLAPHIETQAWIRSLHYPIIDDWRQWIHEGQVAGYTRTYANKMTFATVKGGGHVAYEFKPAECRTMLERWTSHQPL